A genomic window from Brassica oleracea var. oleracea cultivar TO1000 chromosome C8, BOL, whole genome shotgun sequence includes:
- the LOC106309288 gene encoding protein SHI RELATED SEQUENCE 3-like, which produces MMMIMGRRCEDCGNQAKKECVYMRCRTCCKTKSFHCQTHIKSTWVPAYRRSQKQQLQTQTQPHQKGLATINPKRLREQHPSSSPSSLGVRIHTSTRHFPAELSSLADFRCVKVSSIDDGKEQYAYQTTVNIGGHVFRGIRHDQGLERVVVDHQSTHHLHNKHHDQGLLPPSSSPCPLMITSPFTDFMSGTRFSPNQKS; this is translated from the exons ATGATGATGATAATGGGGAGAAGGTGTGAAGACTGTGGGAATCAAGCCAAGAAAGAGTGTGTGTATATGAGATGCAGAACTTGCTGCAAAACAAAATCCTTTCATTGCCAAACTCACATCAAGAGCACTTGGGTTCCTGCCTACAGAAGATCCCAAAAACAACAATTGCAAACGCAAACGCAACCGCATCAGAAAGGGCTCGCTACGATTAACCCTAAACGTCTCAGAGAACAACACCCATCTTCGTCCCCTTCATCATTAG GTGTAAGAATCCACACTAGTACAAGACATTTTCCAGCGGAGTTGAGTTCCCTAGCCGATTTTCGATGCGTAAAGGTGAGTTCAATCGACGACGGAAAAGAACAATACGCTTATCAGACGACGGTGAACATTGGAGGACACGTTTTCAGAGGCATTCGTCACGATCAAGGCCTTGAGAGAGTGGTGGTTGATCATCAATCTACTCATCATCTTCATAATAAGCATCATGATCAAGGATTACTACCTCCTTCAAGTTCGCCATGTCCCTTGATGATAACTAGTCCTTTTACTGATTTCATGTCCGGTACCCGATTTTCTCCTAATCAAAAGTCTTAA